A segment of the Hemicordylus capensis ecotype Gifberg chromosome 6, rHemCap1.1.pri, whole genome shotgun sequence genome:
ctctcccgctgcttaaaagaatcaccactttaaaaggtgaatCGTTGCTCAGTTTGAGGTTTATAAACAATATCTGATTGTTGTCCTGTGTGAGTGTTTTAGGGTGTAGTTTCCTCTGCAGTGCACAGGGACTCTGTGGCAAATGTGTTGCAGGTTTCTTAGTATATAGCGGAGGCCTGGACTGCAACAGAATGAGAAGGTTTAATGGAtggtcttttcttttttaaatgctgcCCTACAGTAACAATCAAACAAACCCAAAAACTCTCCCTTCAAGCAGAAAAATagtgcagcagggaggaggtTGGGTTACTAACTTTCTCTGTCATATGTTAgatttttagggtttttttaaaaacttgcctggcattttttttaacatggggaGCACTTAAAAATGTGATAACTCATTTTCAAATGTGATAACTCACCTGCAATCTGAAATAGTACATTCCAtcctaccacctcattctgtagCATGTATAGACTGGGCCTCCGTGTGGAGGGTTCAATGCAGGCTGAATATTTGAAAGCCACTGTTCTGGAGTGATTTGCCATgcatgtacttaaaaaaaaattgcatccaACCTCATGGCCTGAAATATGACTTGAGCCACGAGGGAGTTAAATTGGTAGATTGTCTGGCCTTGGTGCAGGTTGGATTGAGCCCTATGGGCTCTTCCAACTCTAAGGTACAAATGGGATAAATAAAATGCTGCTAGAACTTTGCTCATTTCAAGTAGAATTTGGGtggaagctaagcaagtctgggtctggtcaatgcctggatgggagcctGCCTAGGAAtgccatgcagtgttccctctaaccgggattcccagatgttgttgactacaactctccgaatccccagctgcaatggttttttgcttggggattctgggagttgtagtcaacaacatctgggaatccctgttagagaaaacactgATGCCATGTATGCGGCCTTGAGTTCCAGCATGGAAGAAAGGCtgaatataaatgtactaaaataaataatgctggGAGAGAGGATTTTAACTGGTGGGAAATTAGTTTGATTTAATTGTATTTTGTGAAGCCATTTTGGTTCTTCTATGTTAATACCAAaagaataaaacataaaatattaggGATGGCCTTTCTTTCAAAGAACTAGTAACTGTCTTTCATTAAGTTGCCTGCATTCCCTTCAGTATCTTCAAAAAGCTGTATACTGGGGGTTTGgtaaaatggaaataaatttCATCAATGAATGAATCAGTTGAAAGATGGATAATTTATGGTTTTAATAAAAATTTTAAGAGTATTTGTATACCCttttccaacaaaaagttcacaaagtggttttaGTTGATTTAATCAGTTGACATGACATCCTTACATATTGCCTGTCTCCTTATCAACAGTAAGATAGTATTTTGAGTCATAAGTAATGTATTGcatccagttctgggcaccacaaGTCAAAGAAAAACATTACAAGTAGGAAATGATTCAAAGATGAGAAAAGGTTTAGAAGGCAAGCTAAATAAGGAAAAGCTACAGAGATTTAGTATATTGACTGTAGAGAAAAGAATATTGGAAAGCAGGGATACCATTTTCAATGGTGTTAAAAAAGACCTCagcaaaaggagaaggagaaattgaTCAGCCTTTCTACCAAGGTTAGGGCAGTGGGCAATGATGTTAACTATATCAAAGTAGATTTTGGTTAAACATTAGGATGAAAACTTCCTAACTGAAAGAGCTGTTCAGCCCCCTTAAACAAGCTATCTAGAGGTTCTAGTGCAGTTTGATTGGGACTCCTCTTCCCAACTGAATGCTTGGTGCCATCTTATGCCAAGCAAGTAAAGCTTGCACCATAGAGATGTGGAGGTAGAGTGACTAATAAATCAGTTAGTCTTAAAAGTGCAACAAGCCTGTTTGCTGCCACCAACTAACATGTCTTCCCCTCTGGAAGTTGTTCACCTATCTGAGTTATGGTCCTGCCTTCTAAATGGTGGCTCTTCATTTGGTACCAGAAGTTCAGAGATGTTTATCTCCTTAGTCTTTCTTTGCCCTTTGTGTCCTGTTATAGGGATGGTAGGACCTCTTTCCAGAAAAGGTGGGATAAACATCTGTCAAGAGATGTCTTAGGTAGAGCATGCTGTCCCACAGGGTGGTGTGTGATCATTCACCAGGACCATCCAAACTCTGCGATGCTTTCTTCCGATGCCCTTTCTATTTTTCTCCCATCAGGATGGATTCAAAGATACGGAGAATCGGCTGATACTGTATGTACTGACACGGCCCTTGGCGTTGCTGCTGATGGCGGTGGTGAGCAGTGGCCTGCGCTTCTTCCTGAACTCTTTCGTGGTGGCCCTTGTGCTGCCGGTGTTGCTCACTGTCGTGGCTCTGAAACTTCTGCTGTGGCGCTCACCAGACCTGAAGCACCTGTATGCCTACTACAATGCAGCCCAGCGTGGGCTCTGGGTGGCTGTGTATGACGAGGACGACGTGTGTGGCTGTGTGGCTCTGGAGCCCCACAGCGAGGAGCCCCGCACTGCTGAGCTCAAACGCCTGGCTGTCAACCGCTGGTATCGGCGTTCTGGTGTAGGTCGCTGCCTCCTCAACTTCCTAGAAGCGCAGGCTCGTGCACAGGGCTTCAAGTACCTGGTGGCCCGGGTTTCAGTGGTCACCAAGGCAGCTATTGGGCTCTTTGAGAGTAGTGGCTACAGTGTCAGTGGTGGGCGCCGATGGCTGGGCTACACAGTTCAGCAGGAGTTCAGCAAGGAGCTTTAGCCACTGTGCCTGCTAGTTAGCCACTGGGCTACTAGCTAGAGACCCAGGCAGGGACAGTATGTGGCCTTGACTAATTATGCCCCTGAATGGGGAAAGCACAGAGCTCCAGAATCAGGCTGTGGTGGTGAGCAAGCCCCATCTCTTGGCCCCAAACATGGTGGCCCCTCTCAGCAAGGTGGCGTTCTTGGCCTGGGAATTAGTGGGGGTATTTTGCAACCATGAATGAAAAGCTAATCGGGATAAAGGATTGAGCCTTGCGTGTCAATAAGACTTTGTTCCTTTTAGGGGTTCCAAGTAAAGCTATCTCAGTTTATTCACCCTCAGGTTGGGGAACAAGAACAAACACATCACCCTTTCCTCCTGGTCAGGCCAGGGCTGTGTGCCTACTCTACACTCAACACATTCAAATTTTGCACTAAGGCAACCTCAAAATTCCATGACTTGAATAAATTATGTAAATCATGCAAATTTGGAAAGATTGCCTTGCATAATTTAATCCCATTCTGTTAGCCGTGAAAAGTGGGGGCAGTACTATTCAGAAGACTCCCTTGCAAGCCCTTCTGAAAGCACACACTATTTCTAAAACTTCACCCAGATCTGCCCATGTCTTAGAGTAGTAGATGGAAGGCACGGGTTCATTAAATAGAATCTGAGAAGGGGTTAAGGAGTCCATATAATGCTAACACTCGCGTGGCAGGCCTTCTATGCCTGCCTGCTCCTCATGGCCATTCTGTCCCATGCGGGTCTCCTGATGGTTCGCTAGCTCGATAGCTCTTCTTTTCTTCCCtctgttccttcttcctttctcctctcccttcttttcgaACCACCTTAACTGCCTCCTTCCCAATATTCCACCCCCTTGGCAACGGTTGCTTAGACCCTGTTGCCTGGATACGCCCTCTGACATCAGCTACATTATCTTCACAACTCTGAGAAAAAGGTGAAAGCTAAGATTTCTAAGATGTTGAGTTGCGGAGATTTGCACTGCTCTGTTTTCATATGATATTTTTTTTGTCTCCTACTAGATTCTGTAGTCCAaaggtgccccccccacacacacaggttTTGTCACTTAATTTTTGTCACTTACCTATATGTAGTCATTTGGTGGTGATTTTGAGGCAGGTTTTGCTActgtatgaggtcattcacacaatcaaaaactgttctacccaggtttgagagctgtgtgcgctcccaatttttggttgtgtggaaacaaggttgaaggaaaagctatccaggttttcctcctactttgtttccacacaaccaaaaattgggagcacacacagctcccaaacctgggtagaacacagtttttgattgtgtgaatgacctctatgtgtaGTTGTGTGCCTGATCAGACTGGATAAAGGACAGCAGCACTAAAGCAATCCTGTTTCAGTTTTTAAGCCTGTTTTCATGTTACACTAACAAACATGTCCATACAAATTGCAGCAAGTGAAAGTGCTCTTAGTGTTGTCATGTAAAAGAGAAGGTGAATGCACATTATAGCCAGTGTAAGTTTCAGAACTGCATTATGGTAGGGTTAAGGAAAAACTCATTTGAAATTTAAATGTGAAAATGCCCTTACTTTGAAGTAAGGTATTTAATATGTCACTTCAGGTTTTGGTCCATGATGATATATTCCAGATCCATATGGAGAGGGGAATGTGAGGCCTCTACTCAGGATTATTCATGCTCTATGTGCCAAAACCCCTTTTCCAATGTGCAGAAAGAATTTGGATGTCGCATTCAAAAATGAATAATGCATCTCAACAAAGTACACAAAGATGTGCTTATTTTGCATAAAGTTGTTCATTGCACATGCTTTGTTCAGATACTTTCAGAATTTGTTGGTATTTGTAAAGAGGGAAGCTGAGAAATTACTAGaggttaaaacattttaatttatgtatatttatttattcctatTATATAACTTATCCTATCTTAGTGCCTTTTCAGAGACCAACATGTATCTGGAACCTTGTCAGAGGCCATTGTggtgggggttgatgggagttgtagtccaacaacatctggagacccaagtttgagaacccctgggtcaAGGGTTCCACGGATGAGCATTGGCATTGAAGGCAGATTCCCAAAAAGAGCCCCAGTTCATAATAAGAATGCAGCTCacctctgcatgtttacttggaagtaaggttTGCTGCTTAGTGGGGGTTACTTCCAGGAAAATGtgcacaagattgcagcccaAATTCTGAATGATGGCTGGGACGATCCCTTTGCTCCATTCTGGCTATCAGACTGGACCAAATGGACCTGACAGGCCATCATTGAAGGCCCTGATGCCAGCAGTGTTCATAGTCTTGGTGTTTCCCAGGCTTTGATGGGTTACTCATGGGCGTGAATAAAGGACAAGTTTGCTGTTACTGAACTGTAGTTTGTCAGATTAAAGAGGTGTCATAGTTGGATTAAAGTCTTAGCAAAGAATCTTCTCTTGAGGAAGAAATAAGAGTTGGGCTCAATGGGAGAATCAGTTTTAAAGTGAAAGCAACACAGCTTAATAACTGCTTTGTGCGGAAAGCACGGAGAGTGTTGTCTTGATGCTTTTAAACAAGAGGATGAAGACTCCAGTTCAAAATGGCCTCCCTTAAAAACAATGAACCCTTAGATGAAAAAACAGAACAATCATACCCATCctaatttggggtgtgtgtgtgtgtgtgtgtgtgtgtgtgtgtgtgtcggggggtgggggtgacttttTCCAAAGGGAGTGAAAAATGTGTGACTGCAGAAGAATAAATATGGGCTTCCAAAGAGTAGATGTGTGTGGTGGGAGGTGGTTGCTCCCCCAGTAATGGGGAGGAGGGTTAAAATGCGGAGGATAGATGTTCAGGGATATGTGTGAAATGTGAGGTAAGAGAGCTATTCTGTATAGAAGGGTGTGGGTAGGATAAGAGTCCAAATGGGGTGGTGTTAAAAGCATATAAGGCACTGGGAAgcactgacattttctttgaaagGCAGAAAATACAAATATGGTTTTAATTgcatgttttaattgatttttaagaaTTATTTGGACAGCTTAATTGTATTTATGTAAATTGCCTTGAAGGGATCCTTGTGTATCAAAAGGCAGGGTAGAAATTAAGGtacataaataaatgatgaaTCTGTGAATGGGTTGGAAATGAGTCATTCTCTTACCTCAACTGcgctacatgctgaagcttctGAAGAGGCAtcgagggcagccccacacaggaaaaactgcagtaatctagtcttgcagccttttaaaaaatataggtCTTGGGTTCAAGCTTATTTGGAAGGGACACTCTTTTATCTGAAAGCTATTCCCACTAAATCCAAAATGTGTAGGACTTCAATTGTGGTTATGCAGTGTTGGGAGAGGAAGGCACTCTATATATTCTCAGAAGTGCTCTTAATTCACATGTTCTAGGGCTGAGCTTGCCTTTAAAAACAGGTTCCATGGTAGCAGGAAAAAATGCAGAAACGGCATGTCTGCAAACACAAACTACTCCTAACAAATATCCTATTAACAATACAACTGCCAGTATTTTACTGGTCATTACTGCATTcctcccccaaaaggaaaaaaagtgggGGAAGCATTTTTAGACCAATTTAGAGCAGCCACTGCTCTAAATTAGCCTGGTATGTTTAGCTGTATAGCATTGCGTTGTTATGGTTACCACTTATTGTGCCAGAAAATGGAGCTGACCCAGCAACAGAAACCCGCTTTGAGCATGTGATTGCCCAAAGGATGGAGGCTATAAACTAGGGATAGTCAGCATTTGCTTTTTATGTTGGTACAGTGCAGCCTCTTTCTCTGGTTTGGTGTTCCAGGTGCTCCCTTTACGATGTCTCCTAACTCTGGCTAGGCCTGGCCATCTCCCTTGTGCCTTTCACAAGTGCAGGGAGGCCAGCTGCTTCTCAGTTCCCAGGCTGTCATGTCTGGGATGGAGGGAGTGACTCATATTTCCTGTGGCTGCTTTCCTTGTGGAAGGTTTTGGATTTTGGCTCctgcccctctgctgctgctgctgctgctgtgctaccAGCCTGCATCAGTCTACACATTTCATCCCTATGTGAAAATAGGAAAACTTGGGCTATTTTGAAACAGTCTCCCAAATCTGTGCATCTCAAGATGTATGGGTCACTTGGGTCACTTAGGACTACTTGcattggaaaggaaaggttgtgccatcgagtcagtgttgactcctggcaaccacagagccatgtggttttcttggtggaatacaggagtggtttaccatttccttctcccacgcagtatgagatgatgcctttcagcacctgcctgtatcgctgctgcccaatataggagtttcctatatt
Coding sequences within it:
- the NAT14 gene encoding probable N-acetyltransferase 14, which produces MPTLEPEQLAIREMREAEATVVLELLKDGFKDTENRLILYVLTRPLALLLMAVVSSGLRFFLNSFVVALVLPVLLTVVALKLLLWRSPDLKHLYAYYNAAQRGLWVAVYDEDDVCGCVALEPHSEEPRTAELKRLAVNRWYRRSGVGRCLLNFLEAQARAQGFKYLVARVSVVTKAAIGLFESSGYSVSGGRRWLGYTVQQEFSKEL